The Streptomyces sp. NBC_00435 nucleotide sequence TCCTGACCAGCGCCATGGCGGCCCCCTCAAGAACGACATCCGCATGGGCCGGCGGATGACGCGGCTGGTCCAGAGCGGGACCGGCGTCCGGATCGAGACCGCCGTCGAAAGCGGCGACGAGGAGTCCTGCGACGGCGCACCGACCGGACCCTTCCAGAGCTTCGAGGGCGACCACGCCATCGTCACGATCCCCTTCAGCGCGCTGCGCTTCTGCTCCGCCGAACCACCGATGTCCTATCCCAAGCGCCGTGCCGTCGCGGACCTCCACTACGCGCCGGCGACCAAGGTGCTCCTGGAGTTCAAGACCCGCTTCTGGGAGAGGGGCCCCAGCGGCTTCCCCGGCGGCGGCTGCACGTCCGACAGCCCGGGCCGCTTCGCCTACCTACCTGCCCTCGCACGCGCCCGCCGGATCACCGGGCGGCGTCGTCCTCGCCTCGTACAGCTGGTCCGACGACGCCATGCGCGGGGACTCCCTCACCGAGGGCGAGCGCCGTGCCTTCGCCCTCGACGACATGGAGCGCCTCTTCGGCTGCGTCGTACGCCGTGAGTACACGGGCGTCGGCGTCACCCAGTCCTGGACCAGGGCGCGCTACGCCCTCGGCCAAGCGGCCATGTTCACCCCGGGCCAGCTCCACGAACTGCACCCCGCGACGCGCACCGCGGAGGGCCGGGTCCACTTCGCCGGCGAGCACACCAGCCTCAAACCCGCCTGGATCGAAGGCTCCCTCGAATCAGCCGTACGCGCCTTCCTGGAGGTCCACCCCCGCTGAGCGGTCTCTCCCAGGTCCGGGTCTGCCGAATGAACGGCGAGACAAATGGTCCGGGGTCGGTGACCAGTGCACCTCCGGCCAATCGGCATCGCCCGCTGTGCGCCACATCGAAGTGCGGAATGGGCGGCCTCGGCCCTCCCGCAGCCCGTGACGAGGAAGCTTTCCTGCCGGCCGGGTGGTATCCGAAACGAGCCGTGCTGCCGATCGGGCGGCATGGCGCGAGTACGACAGGGATAGAGTCGGCACTGACGGCAACCGCCGGAATACTTACCGTGAAGAGATTTCCATGTTCGGGGCCAATCAACATTCTCAGGAGCGCCAGCGATCCGACGGGCTGTGATGCCACGGACTGTCTCCGGGCAGAGCTTTCGGCCATTTGGCCGAGCGTCGCACCCGTGTTGCTGGGCCGACCTCTGGGTGGCGGCCGTACCGGTCTGTCCAGTAGACCCGCGGGCGACTGAACCGGGTCGATGTGCCGCTGGGGGGAGTTCGGTTCGTGCCCGTCGCGTTCGGCCTCGGCGGATTCCCTACCGGTCTCGCGAGCCTATTCGGTGCGCGAAAGACGGCCGGCTGACGCCGGGAGCACGCGCCGTACGTAGCCCGGCCGCAGGCCTCAAGCATGCGAATTCGGCCGCCATTCGGTGGCCTTCGGACGAAGACGCCATTACCAATACGAACCGAGGACGATCCCACCATGAAGACGATGACGAAGATCTGTTCGGGACTGGGTACCGCATTGCTGCTTGTCGCGTCGATGGCGCTGACCAGTGGCTCGGCCGCCGCCGCACAGCCGCTGAACGAGTCCCTCCCCACCGCATCCAAGATGCGGCTGACCGGTCACTGGACCGAGTCGATCGACCGGAACCGTCCCGGAATCACCTTCTACATCCAGGAACTGACCTTCACTTCGGACGGTCACTTCGAGCAGATCAACGACGTGATCTGCAACCA carries:
- a CDS encoding flavin monoamine oxidase family protein, which produces MPSRTSTTRRRPRCSWSSRPASGRGAPAASPAAAARPTARAASPTYLPSHAPAGSPGGVVLASYSWSDDAMRGDSLTEGERRAFALDDMERLFGCVVRREYTGVGVTQSWTRARYALGQAAMFTPGQLHELHPATRTAEGRVHFAGEHTSLKPAWIEGSLESAVRAFLEVHPR